The proteins below are encoded in one region of Palleronia sp. LCG004:
- a CDS encoding molybdopterin cofactor-binding domain-containing protein yields MKIPKTSSAPAAGGALVAMGCSSVEGYFTHLRQAGAQAPDTDPDRRRASGCPCQRGHDPARHGAPRPHRTIAGTEVERLDIPDKTTGTPVSAIDVDLPDTVHPALLLSPVKGETPIPNSAAAARAIDVIVMDHAAAVDADGRGADVWLGTQSQTISIMIAAAVLGTTPDRIRFHAMQMGGGFGCRTVATRKQRPRHRHSSSGPSRQDEGGITFGLSSVLRERSTFTAGQIEKTNFYNQVPIRISDIPEIEVQFVGSGEPPSGGGEIGVPMTAPAIANALSALTNEPQRQLPFSMERQARVVGETTDPPLFRHPHFERSVQQGRRPDTSHRSRPTWRSARSAPDLLVGCGPDNTP; encoded by the coding sequence GTGAAAATCCCGAAAACTTCTTCGGCCCCCGCGGCCGGGGGCGCGCTTGTCGCGATGGGCTGTTCGTCGGTCGAGGGATACTTCACACATCTACGACAAGCCGGCGCGCAGGCGCCAGATACCGATCCAGATCGCCGCCGCGCATCGGGATGTCCCTGCCAAAGAGGTCATGACCCGGCACGGCACGGTGCTCCACGTCCCCACCGGACCATCGCCGGCACCGAGGTCGAGCGGCTGGACATTCCAGACAAGACGACCGGCACGCCTGTCTCTGCTATCGATGTCGACCTCCCCGACACGGTTCATCCGGCCTTGCTCCTGTCCCCGGTCAAAGGCGAGACGCCGATACCGAACTCAGCCGCCGCTGCCCGCGCAATCGACGTCATCGTTATGGATCACGCCGCCGCTGTCGACGCGGACGGGAGGGGCGCGGACGTCTGGCTCGGCACACAGAGTCAAACGATCTCGATCATGATCGCCGCTGCCGTCCTCGGCACCACGCCCGACCGCATCCGGTTCCATGCCATGCAGATGGGTGGCGGCTTCGGGTGCCGGACGGTCGCGACGCGCAAGCAGCGACCCCGGCATCGTCATTCGTCCTCAGGCCCATCGCGCCAAGACGAAGGCGGCATCACGTTTGGTCTGTCGAGTGTCCTGCGCGAACGCTCGACCTTCACGGCGGGACAGATTGAAAAGACCAACTTCTACAATCAGGTGCCAATCCGGATCTCCGACATTCCGGAGATCGAAGTGCAGTTCGTCGGGTCGGGAGAGCCCCCGAGCGGTGGCGGTGAGATCGGCGTCCCGATGACCGCTCCCGCCATCGCAAACGCCCTGTCCGCGCTCACGAACGAACCGCAGCGGCAATTGCCGTTTTCGATGGAACGCCAGGCCCGGGTTGTCGGAGAAACGACCGATCCGCCACTTTTCCGTCATCCACACTTCGAACGAAGCGTACAACAGGGCCGTCGACCGGACACCTCCCATCGGTCCCGACCCACTTGGAGATCGGCGCGTTCGGCACCAGATTTGCTGGTTGGCTGCGGGCCTGATAATACTCCATAA
- a CDS encoding AraC family transcriptional regulator: MREQLQELRHLARNAGPWHTDTGIPRVAMVQGEIPAHRLAAVYDPMINLILTGWKTMTVGERCLRYDPATYFVMSVGLPAVGAVHPSEDGAPYLAVNLTLRPEIITNLLADLPKPVAPSPGQPGFDIAAVTPELLDAWVRMLRLMERPHDIAALAPAYEREILYRVLQGPLGWLLRDIATPDTALSRIDVAIHWIRENFAAPLRVETLAEMTALSASAFHRQFKAATALSPLQYQKRVRLLHARSRLFAGEGNATSIAFDVGYESTTQFSREYARAFGQPPARDVAKFRAELHAG; this comes from the coding sequence ATGAGAGAGCAGCTTCAGGAACTCCGCCACCTCGCGCGCAACGCCGGGCCATGGCACACCGATACGGGCATCCCGCGCGTGGCCATGGTTCAAGGTGAGATCCCTGCGCATCGCCTTGCGGCGGTCTACGACCCCATGATCAACCTGATCCTGACAGGCTGGAAGACGATGACGGTGGGCGAACGCTGCCTGCGCTACGATCCGGCCACCTATTTCGTGATGTCAGTCGGCTTGCCCGCGGTCGGTGCGGTTCACCCATCCGAGGACGGCGCGCCCTACCTCGCCGTCAACCTGACACTCCGGCCCGAGATCATCACGAACCTGCTCGCGGATCTGCCCAAACCTGTCGCGCCGTCCCCGGGCCAGCCCGGCTTCGACATCGCCGCCGTCACGCCCGAACTGCTGGACGCCTGGGTCAGAATGCTGCGACTCATGGAGCGGCCACATGACATCGCGGCACTGGCCCCGGCCTACGAACGCGAGATCCTCTACCGCGTGCTGCAGGGGCCGCTCGGCTGGCTTCTGCGCGATATCGCCACACCGGACACGGCGCTTTCGCGCATCGATGTAGCCATCCACTGGATCCGCGAAAACTTCGCCGCGCCACTGCGCGTGGAAACACTCGCCGAGATGACGGCCCTCAGCGCCTCGGCCTTTCATCGCCAATTCAAAGCGGCGACGGCGCTCAGCCCGTTGCAGTATCAAAAGCGCGTCCGTCTGCTGCACGCGCGGTCACGCCTGTTCGCAGGCGAAGGCAACGCGACCTCGATCGCCTTCGACGTCGGCTACGAGAGCACGACCCAGTTCAGCCGCGAATATGCGCGTGCGTTCGGTCAGCCACCTGCACGGGACGTGGCGAAATTCAGGGCAGAGCTACATGCAGGTTGA
- a CDS encoding response regulator transcription factor produces MDHVPHIAVVDDHREIRELIGQYLKKQGYRVSTAEGGTALRRLLDTGAPDLVVLDIMMPGEDGLTLCRTIRSRPGPSIPIIFLTARTEETDRVIGLELGADDYIVKPFSSRELVARIKAVLRRSNSLPPQRVVRRASAIRFDRWVLDFGRRELQGDDGIGVPLSTAEFRLLNVFVERPGIVLSRDQLLDLTVGREAEPFDRSIDNQVSRLRRKVERDPKNPVIIQTHRGGGYSFMPEVYTT; encoded by the coding sequence ATGGACCACGTCCCTCATATTGCCGTCGTCGACGACCACCGCGAGATCCGCGAACTCATCGGCCAATATCTCAAGAAGCAGGGCTACCGCGTCAGCACGGCCGAGGGCGGGACGGCGCTTCGACGGCTTCTCGACACCGGTGCGCCGGACCTCGTCGTTCTGGACATCATGATGCCGGGCGAGGACGGGCTGACGCTGTGCCGTACCATCCGTTCGCGGCCCGGGCCAAGCATTCCCATCATCTTCCTGACGGCGCGGACCGAGGAGACGGATCGCGTGATCGGGCTCGAGCTGGGGGCCGACGACTACATCGTCAAACCGTTCTCCTCGCGCGAGCTGGTGGCACGCATCAAGGCGGTGCTGCGAAGGTCGAACTCACTGCCGCCGCAACGGGTCGTTCGGCGCGCGTCCGCCATACGCTTCGATCGCTGGGTCCTGGATTTCGGCCGGCGGGAGCTTCAGGGCGACGACGGCATCGGCGTCCCGCTGTCCACTGCGGAGTTCAGGCTGCTGAACGTGTTCGTTGAGCGTCCCGGAATAGTCCTGTCCCGAGACCAGCTGCTCGACCTCACCGTCGGCCGGGAGGCGGAGCCATTCGACCGCTCGATCGACAACCAGGTCAGCCGCCTGCGGCGCAAGGTCGAGCGCGACCCGAAGAATCCCGTCATCATCCAGACCCATCGCGGGGGCGGCTACAGCTTCATGCCCGAGGTCTACACGACGTGA
- a CDS encoding xanthine dehydrogenase family protein molybdopterin-binding subunit: MPILSRRAFLLTGAVAGGTALVAGIGGVGYLATLDVDGLDGGEVGADRTELNAFVVLHSDGGVSINVPRTEMGQGIHTGLAMVLAEEMDLPFDDRIRVVFPTESHPAYSSWFNVLQVRPEDARGPVVWLGRRILGELGFIATGASASMMALWHPMRVAGAAARGMLVEAAAIRFGVPVADLRTADGAVHHDRSGRVIAYGDLAREAARLAPPADPVLKARADWRIVGRSQSRVDIPAKVRGAPVFGMDVVLPDMLHASIRHVPVFGAELALIRNEREVREAPGVVDVVAIDGRHVAIVATSWWQAEEAAWRLDAEWRGTDADGEDTASLAARMKAALDAAAPHDHIDDGDVAAALSAPGARIVEAEYDVPYATHACMESMNATAVLHEDGRAEVWAPSQNRATMSGGVTRGMGWAGVSPDRVTLNVTMNGGAFGRRSDMDVIAEASFLAATYPGRPVKLLWPREEDIGRGLYRSQAAGRLRATLGPNGMPLAYDATVAAQSILNSMASRNLPFAPGADGDALTVEGLDKAYYAIPARRIRSQNVPSHMPIHFWRSNGYSFNTFFTESFVDECAAEAGIDPLAYRRDLLRDSPRHRAVLDRVAEMAGWDRPMTSGRGRGIAIEDCYRSIVAQVAEVTVSDDGEVRIDRVFCAIDAGLVINPDSVVAQMEGGIAWGVTSALMSALTIRNGEVVETNFHDFPVQRLANAPAIEVALVQSDQPPSGVGEPGVVPAAAAIANAIFAATGRRLRSLPLAVTETLGGGRIRSVLPAAQV; this comes from the coding sequence ATGCCTATCTTATCGAGACGCGCCTTCCTTCTGACCGGTGCCGTCGCGGGCGGCACCGCGCTCGTCGCCGGGATCGGCGGCGTGGGCTACCTGGCCACCCTGGACGTCGACGGCCTGGATGGCGGCGAGGTCGGTGCCGACCGAACCGAGTTGAACGCCTTCGTCGTCCTGCATTCGGATGGGGGCGTCTCGATCAACGTACCCCGGACCGAGATGGGGCAGGGCATCCATACCGGCCTGGCCATGGTGCTGGCCGAAGAGATGGACCTGCCCTTCGACGACCGGATCAGGGTGGTGTTCCCGACCGAGTCTCACCCGGCCTATTCCTCGTGGTTCAACGTTCTGCAGGTCCGGCCAGAGGATGCACGCGGTCCCGTCGTATGGCTGGGACGGCGCATACTGGGTGAACTGGGATTCATCGCGACGGGGGCGTCGGCGTCGATGATGGCGCTCTGGCACCCGATGCGCGTGGCAGGCGCGGCGGCGCGCGGGATGCTGGTCGAGGCCGCGGCCATCCGCTTCGGCGTTCCGGTCGCGGATCTGCGGACCGCCGACGGCGCGGTGCATCACGACAGGTCCGGCCGCGTCATCGCCTATGGCGACCTCGCGCGGGAGGCCGCCCGGCTGGCACCCCCCGCCGATCCCGTCCTAAAGGCGCGCGCGGACTGGCGGATCGTCGGACGTTCGCAGTCCCGTGTCGACATTCCGGCCAAGGTGCGCGGGGCGCCGGTCTTCGGCATGGATGTCGTCCTGCCGGACATGCTGCACGCGTCGATCCGGCACGTGCCGGTCTTCGGCGCCGAACTCGCGCTCATTCGCAACGAGCGCGAGGTGCGGGAGGCACCCGGTGTGGTCGACGTCGTGGCGATCGACGGGCGGCACGTCGCGATCGTCGCCACCTCGTGGTGGCAGGCGGAGGAGGCCGCCTGGCGTCTCGACGCCGAATGGCGCGGGACAGATGCCGATGGCGAGGACACCGCAAGCCTGGCGGCCCGGATGAAGGCCGCGTTGGACGCCGCCGCGCCCCACGACCATATCGACGACGGCGACGTCGCGGCGGCTCTGTCCGCCCCGGGTGCCCGGATCGTCGAGGCCGAATACGACGTGCCCTACGCGACCCATGCCTGCATGGAGTCGATGAACGCCACGGCCGTCCTGCATGAAGACGGCCGTGCCGAGGTCTGGGCACCCTCGCAGAACCGCGCGACGATGAGCGGCGGGGTGACCCGCGGCATGGGATGGGCGGGGGTCTCGCCCGACAGGGTAACGCTCAACGTCACGATGAACGGCGGGGCCTTCGGACGGCGCAGCGACATGGACGTCATCGCGGAGGCGTCGTTCCTCGCGGCGACGTATCCCGGGCGCCCCGTCAAACTCCTCTGGCCGCGCGAGGAGGACATCGGACGCGGTCTCTACCGCAGCCAGGCCGCCGGGCGGCTCCGCGCCACACTGGGGCCGAACGGGATGCCGCTGGCCTACGATGCCACGGTCGCGGCGCAATCGATCCTGAACTCGATGGCGAGCCGCAACCTGCCCTTCGCACCCGGCGCGGACGGCGACGCGCTTACGGTCGAGGGGCTGGACAAGGCATACTACGCCATCCCGGCCCGGAGGATACGCAGCCAGAACGTCCCGAGCCACATGCCGATCCATTTCTGGCGGTCCAACGGCTACTCGTTCAACACCTTCTTCACGGAGAGCTTCGTCGACGAATGCGCCGCCGAGGCCGGGATCGATCCGCTCGCCTACCGGCGCGACCTGCTTCGGGACAGCCCCCGTCACCGCGCCGTGCTGGATCGCGTCGCCGAAATGGCCGGTTGGGACCGGCCAATGACCTCCGGGCGGGGCCGGGGCATCGCGATCGAGGACTGCTATCGCAGCATCGTCGCGCAGGTCGCGGAAGTGACGGTGTCGGATGACGGCGAAGTCCGCATCGATCGGGTCTTCTGCGCAATCGACGCGGGTCTCGTCATCAATCCGGACTCGGTCGTGGCCCAGATGGAGGGGGGCATCGCCTGGGGCGTGACGAGCGCGTTGATGAGCGCATTGACCATCCGGAACGGCGAAGTCGTCGAGACGAACTTCCACGACTTTCCGGTCCAGCGGCTCGCGAACGCGCCCGCAATCGAGGTCGCTCTCGTTCAGAGTGACCAGCCGCCCTCCGGGGTGGGCGAACCCGGCGTCGTACCGGCGGCTGCGGCAATCGCAAACGCGATCTTCGCGGCGACGGGGCGGCGGCTACGCTCGCTCCCGCTGGCCGTGACGGAGACCTTGGGTGGCGGGCGCATCCGCTCGGTCCTGCCGGCCGCGCAGGTCTGA
- a CDS encoding VOC family protein: MLDHIFLTVRDLERSVAFYEAVLPGLGITVRHDYHGKDGPEGHPDLKGFGAGGRIFFWLRQGEASGGAVHVGFVARSEAEVRKAHAAALAAGAQEIHAPGPQLHYDPRYYAAQVRDPDGHSMEFVFKSWQHDS; this comes from the coding sequence ATGCTGGACCACATCTTCCTCACCGTCCGCGACCTGGAGCGATCGGTGGCCTTCTACGAGGCCGTCCTGCCGGGCCTCGGCATTACCGTGCGGCACGACTATCACGGCAAGGATGGCCCCGAGGGCCATCCCGATCTTAAGGGCTTTGGTGCCGGCGGCCGGATCTTCTTCTGGCTCAGGCAGGGCGAAGCGTCCGGCGGTGCCGTGCATGTGGGCTTCGTCGCCCGATCCGAGGCCGAAGTGCGCAAGGCGCATGCCGCCGCACTCGCGGCCGGAGCGCAAGAGATCCATGCTCCGGGACCGCAGCTGCATTACGACCCGCGCTATTACGCGGCGCAGGTCCGCGACCCCGACGGCCATTCCATGGAATTCGTCTTCAAGAGCTGGCAGCATGACAGCTGA
- a CDS encoding ATP-binding protein, protein MTRLLRIWHGSVAAQLLVSMLAALALSQVVSLSILWDYLQEDLRASARTELAHRVTALARLFETAPPAFRDDLIRISSTETSRFWITQEAPVTRDAWVRRAFGLFDTPLGDLLDDMDGATAQSPLPPDADAHHFLSGAAWTGPMPASGDLSDASLSLDFASRNGAGLIMPLADGSYLNAAYYKGLPKTLFRTHLPLSLALAAILISLVGVLTVRRIARPLRDLTVAAETLGRGEAVLPLTERGPEDVRRTIAAFNVMQDRIHRFVADRSRMLAAIGHDLRTPLTTLKLRAELVEDAELQERMLTTIDEMQAMTESALSLSGRETTSEPTRTIDLNALVESVCDDLAELGQPVRFRSGGRRTYRCRPDGLRRAIRNLAENAVRYGGGAEVRLAADRTAIRILVEDDGPGIPADRTEEVFAPFFRLEGSRSRETGGVGLGLSIARAVARQHGGDIVLSPRDPGLRAAIVLPV, encoded by the coding sequence GTGACCCGTCTCCTGCGCATCTGGCACGGCAGCGTCGCCGCGCAACTTCTCGTGTCCATGCTCGCGGCCCTCGCCCTGTCGCAGGTCGTGTCCCTCTCGATCCTGTGGGACTACCTGCAGGAGGACCTGCGCGCGTCGGCCCGGACGGAACTCGCGCATCGGGTCACCGCGCTCGCCCGTCTCTTCGAGACCGCGCCCCCGGCCTTCCGGGACGATCTGATCCGGATCAGCAGCACCGAGACGTCGCGCTTCTGGATCACGCAGGAGGCGCCGGTCACGCGCGATGCCTGGGTGCGCCGCGCCTTCGGTCTGTTCGACACGCCCCTGGGCGACCTGCTCGACGACATGGATGGAGCCACGGCGCAGAGCCCCCTGCCCCCCGACGCGGATGCGCATCACTTCCTGTCGGGCGCGGCGTGGACGGGACCGATGCCGGCCTCGGGCGATCTCTCGGACGCCTCCCTGTCCCTCGACTTCGCCAGCCGGAACGGCGCGGGCCTCATCATGCCGCTTGCCGATGGCAGCTACCTGAATGCCGCATATTACAAGGGCCTTCCGAAAACGCTTTTTCGAACGCACCTGCCGCTCTCGCTCGCCCTTGCAGCGATCCTGATCTCGCTGGTGGGGGTCCTGACCGTCCGCCGCATCGCGCGCCCGCTACGCGACCTGACCGTCGCGGCCGAGACCCTGGGCCGGGGTGAAGCCGTGCTCCCGTTGACCGAGCGCGGACCCGAGGACGTCCGCCGGACGATCGCGGCCTTCAACGTCATGCAGGACCGGATCCACCGCTTCGTGGCGGATCGAAGCCGGATGCTCGCCGCGATCGGGCATGATCTTCGCACGCCCCTGACGACGCTGAAGCTGCGCGCCGAGCTGGTGGAGGATGCCGAATTGCAGGAGCGGATGCTCACGACCATCGACGAGATGCAGGCGATGACGGAATCCGCCCTGTCCCTCAGCGGACGCGAGACGACCTCCGAGCCGACTCGCACGATCGATCTGAACGCCCTGGTCGAGAGTGTCTGCGACGACCTCGCGGAACTGGGGCAGCCGGTCCGCTTTCGATCGGGCGGGCGCAGGACGTATCGCTGCCGTCCGGACGGATTGCGCCGCGCCATCCGCAATCTCGCCGAGAACGCGGTACGCTACGGCGGCGGCGCTGAGGTGCGCCTGGCTGCGGACAGGACGGCCATCCGCATCCTGGTGGAGGACGACGGTCCGGGCATTCCCGCCGACCGGACCGAGGAGGTCTTCGCGCCGTTCTTCCGGCTCGAAGGATCGCGTTCGCGCGAAACGGGCGGCGTTGGCCTGGGCCTGTCCATCGCCCGCGCCGTCGCCCGCCAGCATGGCGGCGACATCGTCCTGTCGCCACGTGACCCGGGGCTACGGGCTGCCATCGTCCTGCCCGTCTGA
- a CDS encoding (2Fe-2S)-binding protein, with amino-acid sequence MTAFTVNDMPVDVAADPAKPLLWVLRENLGLMGPKYGCGIAQCGACRVLIDGVSTPSCVVSLGSLEGVAITTVEGLEAADGTPSVVQQAWIDEQVPQCGFCQPGFLIAATDLLARSPAPTDAEIDEAITNICRCGTYPRIRRAIHRAAAMQQN; translated from the coding sequence ATGACCGCATTCACCGTCAACGACATGCCGGTCGACGTCGCGGCCGATCCGGCCAAACCACTTCTCTGGGTCCTGCGCGAAAATCTGGGCCTGATGGGCCCGAAATACGGGTGCGGCATCGCACAATGCGGGGCGTGCCGCGTCCTGATCGACGGCGTGTCGACCCCGTCCTGCGTCGTATCGCTCGGCAGCCTCGAAGGCGTCGCGATCACCACGGTCGAGGGGCTGGAGGCCGCCGACGGCACGCCCTCGGTCGTCCAGCAGGCCTGGATCGATGAACAGGTGCCGCAATGCGGCTTCTGTCAGCCGGGTTTCCTGATCGCGGCAACGGACCTGCTGGCGCGGTCCCCGGCCCCGACCGATGCGGAGATCGACGAGGCGATCACCAACATCTGCCGTTGCGGCACCTATCCCCGCATCCGCCGCGCGATCCACCGCGCCGCAGCGATGCAGCAGAACTGA
- a CDS encoding nuclear transport factor 2 family protein translates to MTAEATPFRSAIAARAFLAATHEFDIEAVLRCFRPDAVIDDPSTGESFEGIEGVQDYVMRFFVGYRTRSRVISVDRLEGDRARLRVDFTGDFGHEIGRLDVVTDKHGRILRIDADLE, encoded by the coding sequence ATGACAGCTGAGGCCACCCCCTTCCGCTCCGCGATCGCAGCGCGTGCTTTCCTCGCCGCGACCCATGAATTCGACATCGAGGCGGTGCTGCGCTGCTTTCGTCCCGATGCGGTGATCGATGACCCCTCGACCGGCGAGAGCTTCGAGGGGATCGAAGGTGTGCAAGACTACGTCATGCGCTTCTTCGTCGGCTATCGGACCCGTTCGCGAGTGATCTCGGTGGACCGGCTGGAGGGTGACCGCGCCCGGCTTCGCGTCGATTTCACCGGCGATTTCGGCCACGAGATAGGCCGGCTCGACGTCGTGACCGACAAGCATGGCCGCATCCTGCGCATCGATGCGGATCTCGAGTGA
- a CDS encoding SDR family NAD(P)-dependent oxidoreductase, translating to MSIVLITGGRRGLGTSIGVEYARRGMGVVLTFNTRRDAAEAVIERIASKGGAAVALPLDVADSAGFPAFRAALVATLSAHWGRDGFDVLVNNAGVGLYNSIETVTKAQFESLYMVRLRGPFFLTQLLLPLLAEGGQIVNMASATARVGEAADVGTMVASLLGPENAWISGQTIEVSGGCAI from the coding sequence ATGAGCATCGTCCTCATCACCGGCGGCAGACGCGGCCTTGGGACCAGCATCGGGGTCGAATATGCCCGACGCGGCATGGGAGTCGTTCTGACGTTCAACACCCGACGCGACGCGGCGGAGGCCGTCATCGAGCGGATCGCGTCCAAAGGCGGCGCTGCGGTTGCATTGCCCCTCGACGTGGCCGACAGCGCGGGCTTCCCGGCCTTCCGCGCGGCGCTGGTCGCGACCCTGAGCGCGCATTGGGGGCGTGATGGGTTCGACGTGCTCGTCAACAATGCGGGCGTCGGGCTCTACAATTCGATCGAGACGGTGACGAAGGCGCAGTTCGAAAGCCTCTACATGGTCCGTCTGAGGGGCCCATTCTTCCTGACCCAGCTCCTGCTGCCGCTGCTCGCCGAGGGCGGTCAGATCGTCAACATGGCAAGTGCGACCGCCCGCGTCGGAGAGGCGGCGGATGTCGGTACGATGGTCGCGAGCCTTCTCGGGCCGGAAAATGCCTGGATCAGTGGCCAGACCATCGAGGTCTCTGGCGGCTGCGCAATCTGA
- a CDS encoding LysR substrate-binding domain-containing protein, translating into MTIHRGVKLRHLRIFLAVAEERTISAAARKLGVAQPSLSKAMADLEAMLGVELLARVGRGVVLTAEGTTFRRHAILALQQLETGAEAIQAGGSAGTIAVGVLPTAAGRLLPDAALDLRTRRPGLRLAITTGPHRHLVERLRANEIALMVGRMPEAAEMPGLRFEWLYDEEVVLVGRKDHPFALHDHAAALRANPLILPNRNAIIRRPVEDFLAVSGILDPVIAFETVSLAAGLRLLEGSDMLWFISRGVVERELRNGSLHRWRLEAPFLSGALGITTRREESPPEDVEALIDALSVVAARLRGSRIVRFDR; encoded by the coding sequence TTGACTATACATCGCGGCGTCAAGCTCCGGCATCTCAGGATATTCCTCGCCGTCGCCGAGGAACGCACGATCTCCGCCGCGGCCCGCAAGCTGGGAGTCGCGCAGCCTTCGTTGTCGAAGGCGATGGCGGATCTCGAGGCGATGCTGGGCGTGGAACTGCTTGCGCGCGTGGGCCGCGGCGTCGTTCTGACCGCGGAGGGGACGACGTTCCGGCGCCATGCCATTCTTGCCCTGCAGCAGCTTGAAACCGGCGCCGAGGCCATCCAGGCCGGAGGGAGCGCCGGAACGATTGCGGTTGGTGTGCTGCCGACGGCGGCGGGGCGGCTTCTTCCGGACGCGGCGCTCGATCTGCGGACCCGCCGCCCCGGTCTGAGGCTCGCGATCACCACCGGACCGCACCGTCATCTGGTCGAACGGCTCAGGGCGAACGAGATTGCCCTGATGGTCGGGCGAATGCCGGAAGCCGCTGAGATGCCCGGCCTTCGGTTCGAGTGGCTCTACGATGAAGAGGTGGTTCTGGTGGGCCGGAAGGATCATCCTTTCGCCCTGCACGATCATGCCGCCGCGTTGCGGGCGAACCCGCTGATCCTTCCGAACCGCAACGCCATCATCCGCCGCCCGGTAGAGGATTTCCTGGCGGTGTCGGGCATTCTCGACCCGGTCATCGCCTTCGAGACGGTATCGCTGGCCGCCGGTTTGCGTCTTCTGGAGGGGTCGGACATGCTCTGGTTCATCTCCCGCGGCGTGGTCGAACGAGAATTGCGGAACGGTTCGCTGCATCGATGGCGTCTCGAGGCCCCGTTTCTCTCGGGCGCGCTCGGGATCACGACCCGGAGGGAGGAGTCGCCGCCCGAGGACGTCGAAGCCCTGATCGACGCCCTGAGCGTCGTCGCCGCCCGCCTTCGGGGGTCCCGGATCGTTCGGTTCGACCGGTAA
- a CDS encoding SDR family oxidoreductase — protein MMKWTTNDIPDLTGRLTVVTGTGGIGFETALALCRAGADVILAGRNPAKGSGSVERIRDAEPHARVRFEQLDLASLASVAAFGDRMRRELDRIDVLVNNAGVMTPPDRRETRDGFELQLGTNYLGHFALTAHLLPLLRGCSSARVVSVSSIAARAGTIDFEDLNAERVYKPMTAYSQSKLACLLFAIELQRRSRNEGWGITSVAAHPGVSRTDLLPNSAGRWDVARLVRTWLPILFQPAAQGALPILYAATSPAAAGGGYFGPDRLSETRGYPVRARLPAQAADTEAASRLWVGSERLTGVRFGDGGQWGTG, from the coding sequence ATCATGAAATGGACGACAAACGACATTCCAGATCTGACCGGCCGCCTGACCGTCGTCACCGGAACCGGCGGCATCGGGTTCGAGACCGCGCTCGCCCTGTGCCGGGCAGGAGCGGACGTGATCCTCGCCGGCCGGAACCCGGCGAAGGGATCGGGTTCGGTCGAGCGTATCCGCGATGCGGAGCCACATGCCCGCGTGCGGTTCGAACAGCTCGACCTCGCAAGCCTCGCTTCCGTGGCCGCCTTCGGCGATCGCATGAGGCGCGAACTCGACCGGATCGACGTACTCGTGAACAACGCCGGGGTGATGACGCCGCCGGATCGGCGCGAGACTCGTGACGGCTTCGAGTTGCAACTCGGCACGAACTATCTCGGCCACTTCGCTTTGACCGCGCATTTGCTGCCGCTCCTCCGAGGATGCAGTTCGGCACGGGTCGTCTCGGTCAGCAGTATCGCCGCCCGCGCCGGCACCATCGACTTCGAAGACCTCAATGCCGAACGCGTTTACAAACCGATGACCGCCTACAGCCAGTCGAAGCTCGCCTGCCTGCTGTTCGCCATCGAGCTTCAACGCCGCAGCCGGAACGAGGGATGGGGGATCACGAGCGTCGCCGCCCATCCCGGCGTGTCGCGCACCGATCTGCTGCCGAACTCGGCGGGCCGTTGGGACGTCGCCCGACTTGTCCGCACCTGGCTTCCGATCCTCTTCCAGCCCGCCGCACAGGGTGCCCTGCCCATTCTCTACGCCGCGACCTCTCCTGCCGCGGCGGGCGGCGGATATTTCGGGCCCGACCGGCTGAGCGAGACACGCGGATATCCCGTAAGGGCCCGTCTACCCGCGCAAGCAGCGGATACCGAAGCAGCCTCGCGGCTATGGGTGGGCTCGGAGCGTTTGACGGGCGTTCGCTTCGGTGATGGCGGGCAGTGGGGCACTGGATGA